In one window of Drosophila innubila isolate TH190305 chromosome 2L unlocalized genomic scaffold, UK_Dinn_1.0 4_B_2L, whole genome shotgun sequence DNA:
- the LOC117780247 gene encoding ficolin-1-like, whose translation MSSQLSTLRTEVEKLMKDGVDKELAIKSLGLELEGQRKCDADKETINHLLKAEVERQGKLIDELAKDRQEKLIDGLVKLTDIEVLKKGQDRLKKEADDNESEIQSLRVDLESTNQLLRAEVERQGKLIEELIIKSNNQEKGFNPHNCTEAKTSGIYNIVLPNFSSQPFKVACDAGTRGGGWTIILRRMDGSVEFHRSWTEYKNGFGELSGEFFLGLDKIHAITAERRQELLILLEDFEGDERFETYDEFEIGDEDQQYVLHTLGIANGTAGDSFSEHKGSKFSTFDRDNDPHPSTHCAEKYNGAWWYPKGCHACKLTGRYKDNTVGKGINWSNFHGYDYSLKKAVMMIRPKKVI comes from the exons ATGAGTTCCCAGTTATCCACATTAAG AACGGAGGTGGAAAAACTTATGAAAGATGGAGTTGATAAGGAGTTGGCTATAAAATCTCTCGGATTGGAGTTGGAAGGACAGAGGAAATGTGACGCTGATAAGGAAACGATTAATCATCTTCTTAAAGCGGAGGTGGAACGACAGGGAAAGTTGATAGATGAACTTGCTAAGGATCGCCAAGAAAAGTTAATTGATGGACTTGTTAAGTTGACAGACATTGAAGTTCTTAAAAAGGGGCAGGATCGACTGAAGAAAGAAGCAGATGATAACGAGTCGGAAATACAATCACTCAGAGTGGATCTGGAATCGACTAATCAACTACTCAGAGCAGAGGTGGAACGACAGGGAAAGTTGATAGAAGAACTTATTATTAAATCGAATAATCAAGAAAAGGGGTTTAACCCACACAATTGTACCGAGGCCAAGACAAGTGGGATATATAACATAGTTCTTCCCAACTTTAGTAGTCAACCATTTAAAGTTGCCTGTGACGCGGGAACTCGGGGAGGGGGATGGACCATCATCTTGAGGCGGATGGACGGCAGTGTCGAATTTCATCGTAGCTGGACTGAATACAAAAATGGATTTGGAGAGCTGAGTGGAGAGTTCTTCTTGGGACTGGACAAAATCCATGCAATCACGGCAGAGCGGAGACAGGAATTACTAATACTTCTTGAGGACTTTGAAGGAGATGAGAGATTTGAGACATACGATGAATTTGAAATCGGTGACGAGGATCAACAATATGTCTTACACACTCTGGGCATAGCCAATGGAACTGCTGGTGATTCCTTTTCAGAACATAAAGGTTcgaaattttcaacatttgaCCGGGATAATGATCCCCATCCATCGACACACTGCGCCGAAAAATACAATGGTGCCTGGTGGTATCCTAAAGGTTGTCACGCATG CAAGTTGACCGGCAGATATAAGGACAACACAGTTGGCAAAGGCATCAATTGGAGCAATTTTCATGGTTACGATTACTCACTCAAGAAAGCCGTAATGATGATACGCCCAAAGAAAGTGATATAA